One region of Jonesiaceae bacterium BS-20 genomic DNA includes:
- a CDS encoding histidine phosphatase family protein, whose amino-acid sequence MNEVTVILWRHAPTPDNAAGRLQGRSDTPAGESGLLLGSAAAGLILKKYGVPTRIFSSPLQRASATAQLLADAALAYQPESNLQVGEFGPTTVEVEIEDGINQRSYGVWEGMTLAEVHRHHPEELAIRNAGGDPDIPGWEAGHAVGKRVAEAITMRCMQTIKESQESVIPPVLVFTSHGSAIGTGVRNLLGVPEHEQLLGHLAHANWVELRFRTGAWTIERFNYGPS is encoded by the coding sequence GTGAACGAAGTGACGGTTATTTTGTGGCGGCATGCGCCAACTCCGGACAACGCGGCCGGTAGGCTCCAGGGGCGGTCGGATACCCCAGCGGGTGAGTCCGGACTATTGTTAGGCAGTGCGGCGGCCGGTCTCATCTTGAAAAAGTACGGAGTACCCACAAGAATATTTTCGTCGCCGTTGCAGCGCGCGTCAGCGACCGCGCAACTGCTTGCCGATGCCGCACTCGCGTACCAGCCTGAATCGAACTTACAGGTGGGTGAGTTTGGCCCGACGACCGTGGAAGTTGAAATTGAAGATGGTATCAACCAGCGAAGTTACGGCGTTTGGGAGGGAATGACCCTTGCTGAAGTGCACCGTCACCATCCAGAAGAACTAGCGATACGTAATGCAGGTGGAGACCCGGATATCCCCGGTTGGGAAGCGGGGCATGCCGTTGGCAAGCGGGTTGCTGAAGCAATTACCATGCGATGCATGCAAACCATTAAGGAATCACAAGAATCCGTAATCCCACCCGTGCTTGTCTTTACCAGTCATGGTTCAGCAATTGGTACCGGGGTGCGCAATCTGTTGGGGGTACCTGAACACGAGCAGCTCCTCGGGCACCTGGCCCACGCTAACTGGGTTGAGCTGCGGTTTAGAACAGGTGCCTGGACCATTGAACGGTTCAACTATGGTCCTAGCTGA
- a CDS encoding DUF805 domain-containing protein, translating to MSYPQPPEFPNNGQQPQQPMGNQPPPNFGQPPAYGQPGGAPAYPQGPPQYQQPAYGQPPAYGQQAPYGQQGFGQQSFNQMPTDPSQAPLPGASMGQAMSRFFKKYATFSGRASRSEFWWVALAFMLISIIPQIMLYMGMSQAVKEISGQYGAYSFPEILELVAQGGSAFQTIEAAISSSGLYIAGSLILGLIGLVTFIPSLALSWRRLHDSNKSGAMIFLSLIPFVGSIIVLVFYLLPSDPAGQRFDAVR from the coding sequence ATGTCTTACCCACAACCACCCGAATTCCCCAATAACGGGCAACAACCTCAGCAGCCAATGGGTAACCAACCACCACCCAACTTTGGCCAACCACCCGCGTACGGACAGCCGGGCGGCGCTCCCGCCTACCCCCAAGGGCCACCCCAGTACCAGCAGCCGGCATACGGTCAACCGCCAGCTTACGGTCAACAGGCACCGTACGGCCAGCAAGGTTTTGGGCAGCAGAGCTTTAACCAGATGCCAACGGACCCATCACAGGCACCTCTGCCAGGGGCGAGCATGGGTCAGGCAATGTCCAGGTTCTTCAAGAAGTACGCCACCTTCTCAGGCCGCGCGTCCCGCAGCGAGTTCTGGTGGGTTGCCTTGGCGTTCATGCTGATCTCGATCATTCCGCAGATCATGCTGTACATGGGGATGTCCCAAGCCGTCAAAGAAATTTCCGGGCAGTACGGAGCTTATTCCTTCCCAGAGATCTTGGAGCTCGTAGCCCAAGGAGGAAGTGCCTTCCAAACAATTGAAGCTGCTATTTCTTCCTCCGGGCTCTACATCGCCGGCTCACTCATTTTGGGACTCATCGGTTTGGTAACCTTTATTCCGAGTCTCGCGCTGAGCTGGCGCCGCCTGCATGACTCCAACAAGTCCGGAGCCATGATCTTCTTGTCGTTGATTCCTTTTGTTGGTTCCATCATCGTCTTGGTGTTCTACCTGCTGCCATCTGACCCAGCAGGCCAGCGCTTTGACGCCGTGCGATAG
- a CDS encoding glucose 1-dehydrogenase — translation MSSFAGKVALVTGGASGIGAAVSRELGAKGACVVVTDINLDGAQGVVDEIIAAGGTAAALRQDIAVEADSKAAVEFAVATYGQLDLAVNNAGIGGGIAPIAQASTDDWRRTIDINLNGVFYGLRYQLEHMMTRGSGSVVNVSSILGTNGQANSAAYVSAKHAVVGLTKTAALEVSPHGIRVNAVGPGYINTPLLENAPQEMLDGLVGLHPAGRLGNAEEVAAIIVFLLSDEASFVTGSYHLVDGGYSAR, via the coding sequence ATGTCATCATTTGCAGGAAAAGTGGCGCTTGTTACCGGTGGAGCTTCTGGTATTGGGGCTGCCGTTTCAAGGGAGTTAGGAGCTAAGGGGGCCTGCGTTGTTGTCACCGATATCAACTTGGACGGTGCCCAAGGTGTCGTTGACGAGATCATCGCTGCGGGCGGAACTGCGGCCGCTTTACGTCAGGACATAGCAGTGGAAGCAGACTCCAAGGCTGCGGTTGAATTTGCGGTTGCGACCTATGGTCAACTTGACCTTGCCGTGAACAACGCTGGAATTGGCGGCGGCATTGCCCCCATTGCGCAGGCCTCAACCGATGACTGGCGCCGCACGATCGACATTAACCTCAATGGAGTCTTCTACGGATTGCGGTATCAGCTGGAACACATGATGACCCGGGGCAGTGGATCCGTGGTGAACGTATCTTCGATCCTTGGTACCAACGGCCAAGCGAACTCGGCCGCATATGTTTCAGCAAAGCACGCCGTGGTCGGGTTGACCAAGACAGCCGCACTTGAAGTGTCACCGCATGGCATCCGCGTCAACGCTGTGGGCCCCGGATACATCAACACCCCGCTGCTGGAGAATGCTCCCCAAGAAATGCTCGATGGCTTGGTCGGTCTGCACCCCGCAGGCAGACTTGGCAATGCCGAGGAAGTGGCAGCAATTATCGTGTTCCTGCTTTCGGATGAAGCATCATTTGTTACCGGTAGTTACCACCTAGTAGATGGCGGCTACTCCGCGCGCTAA
- a CDS encoding TetR-like C-terminal domain-containing protein: protein MDARAQRTQNALRATILSLAQEHEISQISVTQVAQAAQINRVTFYNHATSPLDLLTQALREQLDLVRSHVLDSHQDQSLATTQSSPVRQRPIEELGEHLIVHQVMYRRNITPTGHGAVADFLTQHFAQTVYQHLAEQSRHLATALGAAPEHSQSALDATAQFISHGTIGVIAVWLHDGTELTVQRLVTYLDNLFPAWWIRIADGTTNEQF from the coding sequence ATGGATGCCCGCGCCCAACGCACCCAAAACGCCTTGCGTGCCACCATTCTCAGCCTTGCGCAAGAACACGAAATTTCCCAGATTTCTGTCACTCAGGTCGCTCAAGCCGCTCAGATTAACCGAGTGACCTTCTACAATCACGCCACGTCTCCCCTGGATTTACTAACACAGGCTCTGCGGGAGCAGCTCGACTTAGTCCGCAGCCATGTCCTTGACAGCCACCAAGACCAATCCTTGGCAACGACCCAAAGCAGTCCTGTAAGACAACGTCCAATTGAAGAACTTGGTGAGCACCTGATCGTTCATCAAGTGATGTACCGCCGCAACATCACCCCAACGGGGCACGGAGCAGTCGCCGATTTTCTCACCCAGCACTTTGCGCAGACCGTATACCAGCACTTGGCAGAACAATCCAGGCATCTTGCGACCGCATTAGGAGCAGCCCCAGAACACTCACAATCCGCGCTGGACGCAACCGCACAGTTTATTTCCCACGGCACAATCGGAGTCATCGCAGTTTGGCTTCATGACGGAACCGAGCTTACGGTCCAGCGCTTAGTCACTTATCTGGATAACCTATTTCCCGCATGGTGGATCCGGATCGCAGATGGCACCACCAATGAGCAGTTTTAG
- a CDS encoding NAD(P)-dependent alcohol dehydrogenase, whose protein sequence is MKALQYREIGGRPEVVDVPIPQIQAGQVLLKVTAAGVCHSDEFVMSLPKEAYTFGLPLTLGHEGAGIVEAIGAGVTTVAVGDAVAVYGPQGCGYCHRCAQGKENICLNAAELGIAPPGLGSPGAMAQYMVVNNERHLVPLGDLDPVRNVSLTDAGLTPYHAIKTSLPKLGAGSTAVVIGAGGLGHVGIQILRAITGAQVIALDISEDKLALAREVGAHHALLSNEDAVGQVKELTGGKGADVVLDFVGAQVTVDLAVKMSSSDGDLQIVGIGGGVVPSGFGSIPYDLAVRAPYWGSRSELMEVLDLARRGLIHVEVETFSLEDANKAYEKMHTGELRGRAVLLPNG, encoded by the coding sequence ATGAAGGCATTGCAATACCGCGAGATCGGTGGGCGTCCAGAGGTAGTGGACGTGCCTATTCCACAAATCCAAGCGGGCCAGGTTCTGTTGAAGGTCACTGCGGCCGGAGTTTGCCACTCAGACGAGTTTGTTATGAGCCTGCCAAAAGAGGCCTACACCTTTGGTCTTCCATTGACTCTTGGGCATGAAGGCGCTGGCATTGTCGAGGCCATTGGCGCGGGGGTCACCACCGTTGCCGTTGGTGACGCGGTTGCGGTTTACGGCCCGCAGGGTTGTGGCTACTGCCACCGCTGTGCGCAGGGCAAAGAGAACATTTGCCTGAACGCTGCCGAGCTGGGAATTGCGCCCCCTGGGTTGGGCTCCCCGGGTGCCATGGCACAGTACATGGTGGTCAACAACGAACGCCACCTCGTTCCGCTGGGCGACCTAGACCCGGTCCGCAACGTTTCCCTTACCGATGCCGGGCTCACCCCGTACCACGCCATCAAGACGTCCCTACCTAAGTTGGGCGCCGGTTCAACGGCGGTAGTCATTGGTGCCGGCGGGCTTGGGCACGTAGGTATTCAGATCTTGCGCGCGATCACCGGCGCCCAGGTAATCGCTTTGGATATCTCCGAAGACAAGCTAGCTCTGGCCCGTGAGGTTGGCGCGCACCACGCGCTGCTGTCGAACGAGGACGCTGTTGGACAGGTCAAGGAACTGACCGGAGGCAAGGGCGCAGATGTTGTTCTGGACTTCGTTGGAGCCCAGGTAACGGTTGATCTGGCGGTCAAGATGAGTTCATCCGATGGCGACCTGCAAATTGTTGGTATTGGTGGCGGTGTTGTGCCGTCAGGATTTGGGTCGATCCCGTACGACCTCGCCGTGCGGGCACCATACTGGGGCTCACGTTCCGAGCTCATGGAGGTCCTTGACCTGGCCCGTCGTGGCCTCATCCACGTTGAGGTAGAAACGTTCTCGCTTGAAGACGCCAATAAGGCCTATGAGAAGATGCACACCGGAGAACTACGCGGGCGTGCGGTACTCCTGCCCAATGGCTGA
- a CDS encoding DUF5652 family protein: MLQICPKKQGKHVPSKFSAKFSPTRMVARRVKKNAKLQALLIALVTWSLAWKGTSLWRAAKDDSKPWFIALLTLNSLGVLDAIYIFGVHRRKNFREREMNAIFSEFDEPDLPEDLPAHP, encoded by the coding sequence ATGTTGCAAATCTGCCCCAAGAAGCAAGGAAAACACGTCCCCTCGAAGTTTTCAGCAAAGTTTTCTCCAACTCGCATGGTCGCTCGACGAGTAAAAAAGAACGCAAAGTTGCAGGCTCTCCTCATAGCGTTGGTCACTTGGAGCTTGGCCTGGAAGGGCACTTCGTTGTGGCGAGCGGCCAAGGATGACAGCAAGCCCTGGTTTATTGCACTGTTAACCTTGAACTCCCTTGGGGTTCTCGATGCTATCTACATTTTTGGGGTCCACCGGCGCAAGAATTTCCGCGAGCGTGAGATGAACGCGATCTTCTCCGAGTTCGATGAACCGGACCTACCCGAGGATCTCCCCGCACATCCCTAA
- a CDS encoding FAD-dependent oxidoreductase codes for MNAARYDVVVVGSGAAALTAAVTAAESGKKVLVVESTDKFGGSTAMSGGGAWLPNNHLMAQNSNPDSYDAVRTYMDAVIADVGPASSKERRDAFATHAPKVAKYLEGLGFEWSYGKGYADYHPEEPGGLSSAVASREQEFLTVRKRKRDRCYPPLNRRLRHG; via the coding sequence ATGAACGCTGCTAGATATGACGTGGTGGTTGTTGGTTCGGGCGCCGCAGCGCTGACAGCGGCTGTCACCGCCGCCGAGTCCGGCAAGAAGGTCTTGGTAGTAGAGAGCACCGACAAGTTTGGTGGCTCGACGGCTATGTCCGGTGGGGGAGCTTGGCTACCAAACAACCACCTCATGGCTCAGAACAGTAATCCCGACTCATACGACGCCGTGCGGACCTACATGGACGCGGTTATTGCGGATGTTGGGCCAGCTAGCTCCAAGGAACGCCGCGATGCCTTCGCAACGCATGCCCCAAAGGTGGCCAAGTACCTCGAAGGATTGGGGTTCGAATGGAGCTATGGCAAGGGATACGCGGACTACCACCCGGAAGAGCCGGGTGGACTTTCCAGTGCCGTTGCCTCCCGTGAGCAAGAGTTTTTGACCGTTCGAAAGCGCAAACGAGACAGGTGCTACCCGCCCCTCAATCGCCGCCTGCGTCACGGTTAG
- a CDS encoding nitroreductase/quinone reductase family protein: protein MSPKFFDRNKRIISEFRENHGTVTTAQFGRRLVLLHHVGARSGKPMVTPVMHVRKNPDTWYVAASKGGAPSNPSWFYNLLAHPDIDIETPDDGTVPVHVTQLHGAQRDDAYAQFKAMSPGFIQYEQNTTRTIPVLQLTRRG from the coding sequence ATGAGCCCCAAGTTTTTCGATAGAAATAAGCGAATCATAAGTGAGTTTCGGGAAAATCATGGCACAGTAACGACAGCGCAGTTTGGTCGCCGGTTGGTTCTGCTCCACCACGTTGGGGCAAGGAGCGGGAAGCCCATGGTCACCCCCGTCATGCACGTGCGAAAGAACCCAGACACTTGGTATGTGGCCGCTTCTAAGGGTGGCGCGCCAAGCAACCCTAGCTGGTTCTACAACCTCTTGGCACATCCTGACATTGACATTGAAACCCCCGACGATGGAACCGTACCGGTCCATGTAACTCAACTTCACGGCGCTCAGCGAGACGACGCCTATGCGCAGTTCAAAGCTATGAGCCCCGGGTTCATTCAGTATGAACAAAACACCACACGGACAATTCCAGTACTGCAACTAACCCGCCGTGGATGA
- a CDS encoding DUF1349 domain-containing protein — translation MGSISVGLPFELESVGPQSARRPVVKEGVVHLYAGAGADLFVDPAPNPDAILPDAERFVTQQRGDFTLSAFVEADTAEQYDSGVLLVWVSETVWAKICVEQDPQGRQRLVSVVTRGVSDDANGPILERAAAYLRVTRKGEVFGLHGSQDGKHWDLLRYFGLGVANAEPVFVGLLAQSPAGPGCEALFSQIKFSTQTTADLRSAE, via the coding sequence ATGGGAAGCATCAGCGTTGGACTACCGTTCGAGTTGGAGTCCGTGGGACCACAATCAGCCCGGCGACCTGTTGTCAAGGAGGGTGTAGTCCACCTGTATGCGGGTGCCGGTGCAGATCTGTTTGTTGATCCGGCCCCAAACCCGGATGCAATACTCCCGGACGCTGAGCGCTTTGTCACCCAGCAAAGAGGGGACTTCACGCTTTCTGCCTTCGTGGAGGCAGACACCGCCGAGCAATATGACTCCGGTGTGCTGCTGGTTTGGGTCAGCGAAACAGTTTGGGCAAAGATCTGTGTTGAGCAAGATCCTCAGGGCAGGCAACGTCTCGTTTCAGTTGTGACAAGGGGCGTCTCTGATGATGCCAATGGCCCCATCTTGGAGCGGGCCGCTGCGTACCTACGGGTCACCCGTAAGGGAGAAGTGTTTGGGTTGCATGGCTCCCAAGATGGCAAACACTGGGATTTGCTGCGCTACTTTGGGCTGGGTGTGGCAAACGCTGAGCCAGTATTCGTTGGCTTGTTGGCGCAATCCCCAGCCGGCCCGGGCTGCGAGGCCCTATTCTCTCAGATCAAATTCAGTACACAGACCACTGCGGACCTGCGTTCTGCAGAATAA
- a CDS encoding PQQ-dependent sugar dehydrogenase produces the protein MSAAKFIRIVALCIGLTLTFTACSGTPQGSGTPAESNTTDPSPLPTAPESPSPSPSDEPLAVTPDPSTVKEIATGLDAPWSITFVGTSTLISERDTGKIIEGTVDGKVRVAGVVPGVHHGGEGGLLGIVTRPQTPDTGVKSAGNISAELFVYSTGTSGNRIQRFELSGQPGALSLGQGTTLVDQIPAAGNHNGGRLAFGPDSMLYATTGDAGQGQSAQDLDSLAGKILRMTPNGEVPTDNPFPGSLVFSYGHRNPQGLSWAPDGTMFASEFGQNTWDELNIIRAGSNYGWPIVEGITGSDQFVDPVQQWDPSQASPSGMAQTGNTLFIANLRGQTLRAVHLATLDQETSFFSSEYGRIRDVVAAPDGLLWFLTNNTDGRGAPNDGDDKLISVELTPISPPL, from the coding sequence GTGTCCGCTGCCAAATTTATCCGAATTGTTGCATTGTGTATTGGCCTAACGCTCACATTCACGGCTTGTTCTGGGACCCCACAAGGTAGCGGTACGCCAGCAGAATCCAATACCACGGATCCGTCGCCACTTCCTACCGCACCTGAGTCACCCAGCCCATCACCGAGTGATGAGCCTTTGGCAGTGACGCCAGATCCGTCCACGGTCAAGGAAATTGCCACCGGTCTTGACGCGCCTTGGTCTATCACCTTTGTTGGGACCTCAACTCTGATTAGTGAACGGGACACCGGCAAGATCATTGAAGGCACTGTTGATGGGAAGGTTCGCGTTGCCGGGGTGGTTCCGGGTGTCCATCACGGCGGGGAAGGCGGCCTCTTAGGAATTGTTACCCGACCACAAACACCAGACACCGGAGTCAAATCTGCAGGCAATATTAGCGCCGAGCTCTTTGTGTACTCGACTGGAACCTCTGGCAATCGAATACAACGGTTTGAACTCAGTGGCCAACCGGGCGCACTTTCGTTGGGGCAAGGCACCACCCTGGTGGATCAAATTCCGGCGGCGGGCAACCATAACGGTGGGCGCCTTGCGTTTGGTCCCGACTCCATGCTGTATGCCACCACTGGCGATGCCGGACAGGGCCAAAGCGCCCAAGACCTTGATTCCTTGGCCGGCAAGATCTTGCGTATGACTCCGAACGGTGAGGTCCCAACTGACAATCCGTTTCCGGGTTCCTTAGTGTTCAGTTACGGACACCGCAATCCGCAAGGGCTGAGTTGGGCACCGGACGGCACCATGTTTGCGTCCGAGTTTGGCCAAAACACTTGGGATGAGCTCAATATTATTCGGGCCGGTTCCAATTATGGTTGGCCTATCGTTGAGGGCATCACTGGCTCAGACCAGTTTGTTGACCCTGTCCAGCAATGGGATCCTTCCCAAGCCAGCCCTAGCGGTATGGCGCAAACCGGAAACACGCTGTTCATCGCAAACCTGCGCGGCCAAACACTGCGCGCTGTACACCTAGCAACCCTCGACCAGGAAACTTCCTTTTTTAGCTCTGAGTACGGCCGGATCCGCGATGTCGTTGCCGCCCCAGACGGCTTGCTCTGGTTCTTGACCAATAATACTGACGGCCGCGGCGCGCCCAATGACGGGGACGACAAACTCATTTCAGTGGAACTGACTCCTATCAGTCCCCCTCTATAA